In a single window of the Pseudoruegeria sp. SHC-113 genome:
- a CDS encoding ABC transporter substrate-binding protein — protein MRSYLKTKTAIAVALSVTAGAAQADGHGVEVLHWWTSGGEAAALNVLKGDLEGQGIGWTDMPVAGGGGEQAMTVLRARVTAGNAPTAVQGLGFDILDWANQGALANLNDVAAAEGWDAVVPEALQAFAKVDGAWVSAPVNVHSTNWVWANKAVLDANGIAVPETWEEFAAALETLKAAGVTPIAHGGQAWQDATVFDAVAMSTLGPDGYKAAFIDLDAEVLGSDAMKEAFDRMAVIRANVDENFSGRDWNLATAMVINGEAGFQMMGDWAKGEFLNAGKAPGADFLCFRFPGTQDQVTFNADQFMMFDQGGAVSKEQAALASAILSPSFQSAFNVVKGSVPARTDVSDEAFDDCGKKGMADLAAAASSGNLFGSMAHGHANPAAVKNAMYDVITAHFNGEFDSAEAVLELVDAVEIAQ, from the coding sequence ATGCGTTCATATCTGAAGACGAAAACGGCCATCGCGGTGGCCCTGTCTGTCACCGCCGGGGCCGCACAGGCCGATGGCCACGGGGTGGAGGTGCTGCACTGGTGGACATCCGGCGGCGAGGCCGCGGCGCTCAACGTGCTGAAAGGGGATCTGGAAGGGCAGGGCATCGGCTGGACGGACATGCCCGTGGCCGGTGGCGGCGGCGAGCAGGCGATGACGGTGCTGCGCGCCCGTGTCACCGCCGGCAATGCCCCCACCGCCGTGCAGGGCCTTGGCTTTGACATTCTCGACTGGGCCAACCAAGGCGCGCTCGCCAACCTCAATGATGTGGCCGCCGCCGAGGGCTGGGATGCCGTCGTGCCCGAGGCGCTGCAGGCCTTTGCCAAGGTCGATGGCGCTTGGGTTTCCGCGCCCGTGAACGTGCATTCCACCAACTGGGTCTGGGCCAACAAGGCGGTGCTGGATGCCAATGGCATCGCCGTGCCTGAAACATGGGAGGAATTCGCCGCCGCGCTTGAGACGCTCAAAGCCGCCGGAGTCACCCCGATCGCCCATGGCGGGCAGGCCTGGCAGGACGCCACGGTGTTTGACGCCGTCGCAATGTCCACCCTCGGGCCGGACGGCTACAAGGCCGCCTTCATCGATCTGGACGCCGAGGTGCTCGGCTCGGACGCGATGAAGGAAGCCTTCGACCGCATGGCCGTGATCCGCGCCAATGTGGATGAGAACTTCTCGGGCCGCGACTGGAACCTCGCCACCGCGATGGTGATCAATGGCGAGGCCGGGTTCCAGATGATGGGCGATTGGGCCAAGGGCGAGTTTTTGAACGCCGGCAAGGCACCAGGCGCGGATTTCCTCTGCTTCCGCTTCCCCGGCACGCAGGATCAGGTCACCTTCAACGCCGATCAGTTCATGATGTTCGATCAGGGCGGCGCGGTGTCCAAGGAACAGGCCGCGCTGGCCTCCGCGATCCTGTCGCCCTCGTTCCAATCCGCCTTCAACGTGGTGAAGGGCTCTGTCCCGGCGCGCACGGATGTATCGGACGAAGCCTTCGACGATTGCGGCAAGAAAGGCATGGCCGATCTCGCTGCGGCGGCTTCCAGCGGCAACCTGTTTGGCTCCATGGCCCACGGCCACGCCAACCCGGCCGCGGTGAAAAATGCCATGTATGACGTGATCACCGCCCACTTCAACGGTGAGTTCGACAGCGCTGAAGCGGTGCTGGAGCTCGTCGATGCCGTGGAAATCGCCCAGTAA